From a region of the Pongo pygmaeus isolate AG05252 chromosome 5, NHGRI_mPonPyg2-v2.0_pri, whole genome shotgun sequence genome:
- the PPIL1 gene encoding peptidyl-prolyl cis-trans isomerase-like 1: MAAIPPDSWQPPNVYLETSMGIIVLELYWKHAPKTCKNFAELARRGYYNGTKFHRIIKDFMIQGGDPTGTGRGGASIYGKQFEDELHPDLKFTGAGILAMANAGPDTNGSQFFVTLAPTQWLDGKHTIFGRVCQGIGMVNRVGMVETNSQDRPVDDVKIIKAYPSG; this comes from the exons ATGGCGGCAATTCCCCCAGATTCCTGGCAGCCACCCAACGTTTACTTGGAGACCAG CATGGGAATCATTGTGCTGGAGCTGTACTGGAAGCATGCTCCAAAGACCTGTAAGAACTTTGCTGAGTTGGCTCGTCGAGGTTACTACAATGGCACAAAATTCCACAGAATTATCAAAGACTTCATGATCCAAGGAGGTGATCCAACAGGGACAG GTCGAGGTGGTGCATCTATCTATGGCAAACAGTTTGAAGATGAACTTCATCCAGACTTGAAATTCACGG GGGCTGGAATTCTCGCAATGGCCAATGCGGGGCCAGACACCAATGGCAGCCAGTTCTTTGTGACACTCGCCCCCACCCAGTGGCTCGATGGCAAACACACCATTTTTGGCCGAGTGTGCCAGGGCATAGGAATGGTGAATCGCGTGGGAATGGTAGAAACAAACTCCCAGGACCGCCCTGTGGACGATGTGAAGATCATTAAGGCATACCCTTCTGGGTAG